A window of Kiritimatiellaceae bacterium contains these coding sequences:
- a CDS encoding AAA family ATPase, with translation MEYLSFWKMRQPPFESNCDAQFFYESEAHGEALARLLYLVSDRGMGMGAMTGEIGSGKTMVLNVLTSRLRKDLYTTIKLHTAHLPFEHIVAEINQQLRGKGEVASADDKYYLLKEFEQLLQNKVSSIGKHLILILDEAQFLSEECLDELKCLTNYNQQESVLTVILSGQPELKAKLSALPQIYQRLGMFCYLKNLRYEEMVPYLEHRLKTAGAEKADIFNPDSIDPLFSFSGGCPRQINRVCKLAVDRACLMKKSQVDADMIRMIVRDIEKHFG, from the coding sequence ATGGAATATCTATCCTTCTGGAAGATGAGACAACCACCGTTCGAATCAAACTGCGATGCGCAGTTTTTCTATGAAAGCGAAGCACACGGCGAAGCGCTGGCGCGTCTGCTCTACCTTGTTTCGGATCGCGGCATGGGCATGGGTGCCATGACCGGAGAAATCGGCAGCGGGAAAACGATGGTGCTGAATGTGCTGACATCCCGCCTGCGTAAAGATCTCTACACGACAATCAAACTGCATACCGCCCACCTGCCCTTCGAACATATCGTGGCGGAAATCAACCAGCAGTTGCGCGGCAAAGGTGAAGTCGCATCGGCCGATGACAAATACTACCTGCTGAAAGAGTTCGAACAGCTCCTGCAAAACAAAGTCAGCTCGATCGGCAAACACCTGATTCTGATTCTGGATGAAGCCCAGTTCCTGAGTGAAGAATGCCTTGATGAACTGAAGTGTCTGACCAACTACAATCAGCAGGAATCTGTGCTGACGGTGATCCTCTCCGGCCAGCCGGAACTAAAGGCCAAGCTGAGCGCCCTGCCGCAGATTTATCAGCGACTCGGCATGTTCTGCTATCTGAAAAATCTGCGGTATGAGGAAATGGTTCCTTATCTTGAGCACCGTCTAAAAACCGCTGGCGCCGAAAAAGCGGATATTTTCAATCCGGACAGCATAGATCCGCTCTTTTCATTTTCCGGCGGATGCCCCCGCCAGATCAACCGTGTTTGTAAACTGGCGGTTGACCGCGCATGCCTGATGAAAAAATCTCAGGTCGATGCCGACATGATCCGTATGATTGTCCGCGACATTGAAAAACATTTCGGCTGA